A section of the Streptomyces xinghaiensis S187 genome encodes:
- the erm(S) gene encoding 23S rRNA (adenine(2058)-N(6))-methyltransferase Erm(S) has translation MARAPRSPHPARSRETSRAHPPYGTRADRAHGRDRDRDRSPAGPGNAGSRDGGRSPDRARRELSQNFLARRAVAERVARLVRPAPGGLVLEVGAGRGVLTEALAPYCGRLIAHEIDPRLLPALRDRFGGPHHAHVRISGGDFLAAPVPREPFALAGNIPYSRTAEIVDWALRARTLTSATFVTQLEYARKRTGDYGRWSLLTVRNWPCHEWRLLGRISRREFRPVPRVDSGILRIERRERPLLPAAALGDYHRMVELGFSGVGGSLYASLRRAHRAGPLDAAFRGARLDRSVVVAYVTPEQWLTVFRTLWPVRPQPARPRPAGPRPARVRRPDTPPRPDGQND, from the coding sequence GTGGCCCGTGCACCCCGATCGCCCCACCCTGCCCGCTCGCGGGAGACCTCCCGCGCCCACCCGCCGTACGGCACCCGTGCGGATCGCGCACACGGCCGTGACCGTGACCGTGATCGCAGCCCCGCCGGCCCCGGCAACGCCGGCAGCCGCGACGGCGGCCGCAGCCCCGACCGCGCCCGGCGCGAGCTCTCGCAGAACTTCCTCGCCCGCCGGGCCGTCGCCGAGCGCGTCGCGCGTCTGGTCCGGCCGGCCCCCGGTGGCCTGGTGCTGGAGGTCGGCGCCGGGCGCGGCGTCCTGACCGAGGCGCTGGCCCCGTACTGCGGGCGGCTGATCGCCCACGAGATCGACCCCCGTCTGCTGCCGGCACTGCGCGACCGGTTCGGCGGCCCGCACCACGCCCATGTGCGGATCAGCGGCGGCGACTTCCTGGCGGCCCCCGTCCCCCGTGAGCCGTTCGCCCTCGCGGGGAACATCCCCTACTCCCGCACCGCGGAAATCGTGGACTGGGCGCTGCGGGCGCGCACGCTCACCTCGGCGACCTTCGTCACCCAGCTCGAGTACGCCCGCAAGCGGACCGGCGACTACGGACGCTGGAGCCTGCTGACGGTGCGGAACTGGCCCTGCCACGAGTGGCGGCTGCTCGGCCGGATCTCCCGCCGGGAGTTCCGGCCGGTGCCCCGCGTGGACTCGGGCATCCTCCGGATCGAGCGGCGCGAGCGGCCCCTGCTGCCCGCGGCCGCCCTCGGCGACTACCACCGCATGGTGGAGCTGGGTTTCTCCGGCGTGGGCGGATCGCTGTACGCCTCGCTGCGCCGGGCCCACCGGGCGGGGCCGCTCGACGCCGCGTTCCGCGGAGCGCGGCTGGACCGCTCGGTCGTCGTCGCGTATGTCACACCGGAGCAGTGGCTCACGGTCTTCCGCACGCTGTGGCCTGTTCGGCCTCAGCCTGCGCGCCCCCGGCCTGCCGGCCCTCGGCCGGCCCGGGTCCGCCGTCCGGACACTCCTCCTCGTCCGGACGGCCAAAATGATTAA